Proteins encoded in a region of the Haloglomus salinum genome:
- a CDS encoding MFS transporter, translating to MRPRELVGLLRNRDFALLVGGRLVTNAGDSLYYIAAMWLVYDLTGSELYTGIAGFLTMAPAALQFLFGPLVDRTPLGPLLVGTQVVQGLLVLVVPIAHFFDMLSVWVVLVVMPLLSLLNQPVYPAQSAALPRIVDREELVGANSVLTIAYQGVDAGFNALGGIVVAAFGAVTLFLVDSVTFAVATLLFLGLDIPAAGAGDIEDESEDVGDEDGEGAPGDGETTSDSADPAAVPDGGTDPDTDDGHTDDSDEADRDGWDGYLADLREGIGFLRGTVVAKLTLGVIIVNFAFGGVMAVLPSYGDSFGGAGAYGLLAAAVGVGMLTGSLVGNLVEEWPFGYVVSGGMGLGAVLWTAAITVDTMPATPVLLALALVPAGTMNVLVFSLVQAVVPDRLLGRAMSVIMSGATVMTPVGALVGGAVADATSPGLVLYGNAVATALFALYVFAVPSLRRIPRVGSVSTLSAE from the coding sequence ATGCGTCCCCGCGAACTCGTCGGCCTCCTCCGCAACCGCGACTTCGCGCTGCTGGTCGGCGGGCGCCTCGTCACGAACGCCGGCGACAGCCTCTACTACATCGCGGCGATGTGGCTCGTCTACGACCTGACCGGCTCGGAACTGTACACGGGCATCGCGGGCTTCCTGACGATGGCGCCCGCGGCGCTCCAGTTCCTGTTCGGCCCCCTCGTCGACCGGACGCCGCTGGGCCCGCTGCTGGTCGGCACACAGGTCGTGCAGGGCCTGCTCGTGCTCGTCGTCCCCATCGCCCACTTCTTCGATATGCTCTCCGTGTGGGTCGTACTGGTCGTGATGCCGTTGCTGTCGCTGCTCAACCAGCCCGTCTATCCCGCGCAGTCGGCCGCCCTCCCGCGCATCGTCGACCGCGAGGAGCTCGTTGGCGCGAACTCCGTCCTGACCATCGCCTACCAGGGTGTCGACGCCGGCTTCAACGCCCTCGGTGGCATCGTCGTCGCGGCGTTCGGTGCCGTCACGCTGTTCCTCGTCGACTCGGTCACGTTCGCGGTCGCGACACTGCTGTTCCTGGGGCTGGACATCCCCGCGGCCGGCGCGGGCGACATCGAGGACGAGAGCGAGGATGTCGGCGACGAGGACGGTGAGGGCGCGCCGGGTGACGGGGAGACGACGTCCGACTCCGCGGACCCGGCGGCCGTCCCGGACGGCGGGACGGACCCCGACACGGACGACGGCCACACCGACGATAGCGACGAGGCCGACCGCGACGGCTGGGACGGCTACCTCGCGGACCTCCGCGAGGGCATCGGCTTCCTCCGTGGGACCGTCGTCGCCAAGCTCACGCTCGGGGTCATCATCGTCAACTTCGCGTTCGGTGGCGTGATGGCTGTCCTTCCATCGTACGGCGACAGCTTCGGCGGCGCGGGCGCCTACGGCCTGCTCGCGGCCGCCGTCGGCGTCGGGATGCTGACCGGCTCGCTCGTCGGCAACCTCGTCGAGGAGTGGCCGTTCGGCTACGTCGTCAGCGGCGGGATGGGGCTGGGCGCGGTGCTGTGGACCGCCGCCATCACCGTCGACACGATGCCCGCGACGCCCGTCCTCCTCGCGCTCGCCCTGGTGCCCGCGGGGACGATGAACGTCCTCGTCTTCTCGCTGGTCCAGGCGGTCGTCCCGGACCGGCTGCTCGGGCGCGCGATGTCGGTCATCATGAGCGGTGCGACCGTGATGACGCCCGTCGGCGCGCTGGTCGGGGGCGCGGTCGCCGACGCCACCTCGCCCGGCCTCGTGCTGTACGGGAACGCGGTGGCGACGGCGCTGTTCGCGCTGTACGTCTTCGCGGTGCCGAGCCTCCGGCGCATCCCGCGCGTGGGCTCGGTCTCGACGCTCTCGGCGGAGTAG